A genomic stretch from Enterobacter dykesii includes:
- the xisR gene encoding excisionase family protein, whose protein sequence is MSQVIYDSEWGVASKLKEKTGLTDRQIKSYRQTSWVEGVHFKRIPLDGSSSEERGLVWYNIPNINRFVKEA, encoded by the coding sequence ATGTCGCAGGTAATTTACGATTCAGAATGGGGCGTTGCTTCAAAACTAAAAGAGAAGACAGGCCTTACCGATCGTCAGATTAAAAGCTATCGCCAAACCTCCTGGGTAGAAGGTGTTCATTTTAAGAGAATCCCATTGGATGGAAGCAGCTCCGAAGAGCGAGGACTTGTCTGGTACAACATCCCAAACATTAACAGGTTTGTGAAGGAGGCATAA
- a CDS encoding DUF4060 family protein produces the protein MRLINRGSKQSPLARQACEIALAAHQQRYGDYGRSKMKETYTVRVEGVKVWVEVVNCKASYVATAMTGMRRLRSLPGQAN, from the coding sequence ATGCGACTGATTAATCGAGGCAGTAAGCAATCCCCTTTAGCTCGCCAGGCATGTGAAATCGCACTCGCAGCCCACCAGCAAAGATATGGTGATTATGGGCGCAGCAAGATGAAAGAGACTTATACGGTGAGAGTGGAAGGCGTGAAGGTCTGGGTTGAAGTGGTCAACTGCAAGGCAAGCTACGTTGCCACAGCAATGACCGGCATGCGCCGACTGCGTTCCCTGCCCGGCCAGGCAAACTGA